The following proteins are encoded in a genomic region of Ictalurus punctatus breed USDA103 chromosome 15, Coco_2.0, whole genome shotgun sequence:
- the kif1b gene encoding kinesin-like protein KIF1B isoform X9, translating to MVAALSPADINYDETLSTLRYADRAKQIKCNAVINEDPNAKLVRELKDEVTRLRDLLKAQGLGDILDRTLGIDSCGDGYDLKDIHNSQHRYMLSSENQRPGHLSTAPMGSLTASPSSGSLCSPTGLQSVCSIQERIMSTPGGEEAIERLKESEKIIAELNETWEEKLRKTEAIRMEREALLAEMGVAIREDGGTLGVFSPKKTPHLVNLNEDPLMSECLLYYIKDGVTRVGQADAERRQDIVLSGAHIREEHCIFRSERNANGNVIVLLVPCEGSETYVNGKRVNDAVQLRSGNRIIMGKNHVFRFNHPEQARAEREKTPSAETPVEPVDWTFAQRELLEKQGIDMKQEMEKRLTEMEILYKKEKEEADQLLEQQRLVYESKLQELQKQVEQIAETPDEEEEEEEEEEVPWTQHEFELAQWAFRKWRYHQFTSLRDQLWGNAVYLKEANAISVELKKKVQFQFVLLTDTLYSPLPPELLPPEPEKERDSRPFPRTVVAVEVQDLKNGATHYWSLEKLKQRLEQMREMYDRAGEMASSNQEEVEGPLTGSDPFYDRFHWFKLVGSSPIFHGCVNEHLTDRTPSPTFSTADSDITELADERQSEMEDFVDDEAFVDDTSSDAGTEEGSDIFSDGHDPFYDRSPWFTLVGRAFVYLSNLLYSVPLVHRVAVVTEKGEVRGFLRVGVQAIAADEEAPDYGSGIRQSGTAKISFDDEYFKKTEFSSVALTHSGLSMEELRIVEGQGQSSEVITPSEEMNRINDMDLKLGNVDVKLGQSEGGIGQLEVGSVFTFRVTVLQAAGIPPEYADIFCQFNFLHRHDEAFSTEPLKNSGKGSPLGFYHVQNISVEVTESFIEYIKSNPIVFEVFGHYQQHPLHRHGQDAISLPQPSRKYYPPPMPLSKPVPATKLNTISKSNLGQCVSKYDLLAWFEISELEPTGEYIPAVVDHSGGLPCHGTYLLHQGIQRRITVTLIHEKGCELHWKDVRELVVGRIRNKPEVDDTAADAVLSLNIISAKNMKSSHNSNRTFYRFEVVWDSSLHNSLLLNRVTPCGEKIYMTLSAYLELDHCIQPAIITKDICMVFYSRDAKISPPRSLRSLFGSGYSKSPDCNRVTGIYELSLCKMADTGSPGMQRRRRKVLDTSVAYVRGEENLAGWRPRGDSLILEHQWELEKLEQLHEVEKTRHLLLLREKLGESVPQKSLSESVSSSLSSGTLSTSTSISSQISSTTFESAITPSESSGYDSTDIESLVDREKELATKCLRLLTHTFNSDYNQMCNSVSACQLSDISPMGRDPSVTSLSSATLTPSSTCPSLADSRCGSEQKTPEPNSRATSPSYSDYENFPIVPSMETSYLARAGKHEFLNLVPDIEEMRPGSVVSKKGFLSFMEPRSNSWVKHFVVVRRPYAFIYNSEKDPVERGVLNLSTAQVEYSEDQQAMLKTPNTFAVCTKHRGILLQANNDKDMNDWLYAFNPLLAGTIRSKLARRRSALLKD from the exons ACCTGAAAGATATACACAACAGTCAGCATAGATATATGCTTTCTTCCGAGAATCAACGGCCTGGCCATCTCTCCACAGCGCCTATGGGGTCTCTCACAGCCTCGCCATCGTCCGGTTCTCTGTGCAGCCCCACAGGCCTGCAGTCCGTCTGTAGCATCCAGGAGCGCATCATGTCCACTCCCGGAGGAGAGGAGGCCATCGAGAGGCTCAAG GAGTCTGAGAAGATCATAGCAGAGCTGAATGAGACCTGGGAGGAGAAGCTGAGGAAGACTGAGGCTATCCGGATGGAGAG AGAGGCTCTGTTGGCAGAGATGGGCGTTGCAATCCGGGAGGACGGGGGAACCCTGGGTGTCTTCTCTCCTAAAAAG ACCCCTCACCTGGTTAACCTGAACGAGGATCCTCTCATGTCAGAATGCCTGCTGTACTACATCAAAGATGGAGTTACAAG GGTGGGCCAGGCCGACGCAGAGAGAAGGCAAGATATTGTTCTGAGTGGAGCGCACATCAGAGAGGAGCACTGCATCTTCCGCAGCGAGCGGAACGCCAACGGAAACG TGATTGTATTGCTGGTGCCGTGTGAAGGCTCGGAGACGTATGTGAATGGCAAGCGTGTGAACGATGCTGTGCAACTGCGCTCAG GTAATCGTATCATCATGGGGAAGAACCACGTGTTCCGCTTTAACCACCCTGAGCAGGCGCGAGCTGAGAGGGAGAAGACACCATCAGCTGAGACGCCCGTGGAGCCTGTGGACTGGACCTTTGCCCAGAGAGAACTTCTGGAGAAGCAGGGCATTGACATGAAGCAGGAGATGGAGAAGAG GCTTACAGAGATGGAAATCCTTtataaaaaagagaaggaggaggctGATCAACTGCTTGAGCAACAGAGACTG GTCTATGAGAGCAAGCTTCAAGAACTACAAAAACAGGTGGAGCAGATTGCAGAAACTcctgatgaggaggaggaggaagaggaagaggaggaag TGCCATGGACACAGCATGAGTTTGAACTCGCTCAGTGGGCCTTCAGGAAGTGGAGGTACCACCAATTCACCTCACTTAGAGACCAGCTGTGGGGCAACGCAGTATACCTGAAGGAAGCGAATGCCATCAGTGTGGAGCTCAAAAAGAAG GTCCAGTTCCAGTTTGTGCTTCTGACAGACACGCTGTACTCCCCACTTCCCCCTGAACTTTTGCCTCCCGAGCCGGAAAAGGAGCGTGACTCCAGGCCTTTCCCTCGTACTGTGGTGGCCGTGGAGGTCCAGGACCTGAAGAATGGAGCCACTCACTACTGGTCTCTGGAGAAGCTCAA GCAGAGGCTGGAGCAGATGCGAGAGATGTACGACCGTGCTGGAGAAATGGCCTCCTCCAATCAGGAGGAAGTGGAGGGGCCCCTGACCGGCAGTGATCCTTTCTATGATCGCTTCCACTGGTTCAAGCTAGTGGGAAG CTCACCAATCTTCCACGGCTGCGTGAATGAGCACCTGACTGACCGCACACCCTCACCCACCTTCTCCACGGCTGACTCGGACATCACCGAGCTGGCTGATGAGAGGCAGAGCGAGATGGAGGATTTCGTGGACGACGAAGCTTTCGTGGACGACACCAGCTCGGATGCGGGCACCGAGGAAGGCTCAGACATCTTTAGCGATGGCCACGACCCCTTCTATGACCGCTCGCCCTGGTTCACTCTCGTGGGCAG AGCTTTTGTTTACCTGAGTAACCTGCTGTACTCCGTGCCCCTGGTGCACCGTGTGGCTGTAGTGACAGAGAAAGGCGAGGTGCGAGGGTTCCTGCGTGTGGGTGTCCAGGCCATCGCAG CTGATGAGGAGGCTCCTGATTATGGCTCTGGCATCCGTCAGTCTGGTACTGCCAAAATCTCATTCGATGACGAGTATTTCAAAAAG ACTGAATTCTCTTCTGTGGCACTGACCCATTCTGGCCTTTCTATGGAGGAGTTGCGTATTGTTGAAGGCCAAGGACAAAGTTCAGAGGTCATCACACCCTCTGAAGAGATGAACAGAATAAATGACATGG ATCTGAAGCTGGGGAACGTCGATGTCAAGCTGGGCCAATCAGAAGGAGGGATTGGTCAGCTGGAGGTGGGAAGTGTCTTCACTTTCCGCGTCACTGTTCTGCAGGCCGCCGGTATCCCACCAGAGTACGCCGACATCTTCTGCCAGTTCAA CTTCCTCCATCGTCATGATGAGGCTTTCAGTACCGAACCGCTGAAGAATTCAGGCAAAGGCTCCCCGCTGGGCTTTTACCACGTCCAAAAT ATTTCTGTGGAGGTCACAGAGTCCTTTATCGAGTACATTAAGAGCAATCCCATCGTGTTTGAGGTGTTCGGACATTACCAGCAGCATCCGCTGCACCGTCATGGCCAGGATGCAATCAG CCTGCCACAGCCTTCGAGGAAGTACTACCCTCCACCCATGCCTCTGTCTAAACCAG TTCCAGCCACCAAGCTGAACACCATCAGCAAGTCAAACCTGGGCCAGTGTGTGAGCAAGTATGATCTTCTGGCTTGGTTTGAGATTAGTGAACTGGAACCAACCGGAGA GTATATCCCAGCTGTAGTGGACCACAGTGGAGGTCTACCCTGTCATGGCACTTACTTACTGCACCAG GGTATCCAGCGTAGGATCACAGTGACACTCATCCATGAGAAGGGCTGTGAGCTTCACTGGAAGGATGTCCGGGAGCTGGTGGTCG GTCGGATCAGGAACAAGCCAGAGGTGGATGACACTGCGGCAGATGCAGTGCTCTCCCTTAACATCATCTCAGCCAAAAACATGAAGTCCTCGCATAACTCCAACAG GACGTTTTACCGATTTGAGGTTGTGTGGGATAGCTCGCTGCACAACTCTCTCCTGCTCAACCGTGTGACTCCCTGTGGAGAGAAGATTTATATGACCCTGTCTGCATACCTGGAG CTTGACCACTGCATCCAGCCTGCCATCATCACCAAAGACATCTGCATGGTGTTCTACTCCAGAGATGCTAAGATCTCACCTCCACGCTCTCTGAGGAGCCTGTTTGGCAGTGGCTATTCAAAATCCCCTGACTG CAATAGAGTGACCGGGATCTATGAGCTTAGCCTGTGCAAGATGGCCGACACAGGAAGCCCAG gCATGCAGCGGCGAAGACGGAAAGTCCTGGACACATCAGTGGCGTACGTGCGTGGAGAGGAGAACCTGGCTGGGTGGAGGCCCAGAGGAGACAGTCTGATCCTCGAGCACCAGTGGGAGCTTGAGAAACTGGAACAGCTGCACGAG gtggaGAAAACACGTCACCTCCTGCTGCTGCGGGAGAAACTGGGAGAGTCGGTTCCACAGAAGTCTCTGAGCGAGTCTGTCTCTTCAAGCTTGAGCAGCGGCACCCTGAGCACCTCGACCAGCATCTCCTCACAGATCTCCTCCACCACCTTCGAGAGCGCCATCACTCCCAGCGAGAGCAGTGGATATGACTCAACCGACATTGAGAGCCTGGTGGACCGTGAGAAGGAGCTGGCCACTAAG TGCCTCCGCCTTTTGACTCACACTTTTAACAGTGACTATAACCAGATGTGCAACAGCGTTAGCGCTTGCCAG CTGTCTGATATCTCACCCATGGGCCGAGATCCGTCAGTCACCAGTCTCAGCAGTGCCACCCTTACCCCGTCCTCTACCTGCCCCTCCCTGGCAGACTCCCGCTGTGGTTCAGAGCAGAA gactcCTGAGCCTAACTCCCGCGCCACCAGCCCCTCATACTCAGACTACGAGAACTTCCCCATTGTGCCCAGCATGGAGACATCATACCTGGCTCGCGCTGGCAAACATGAGTTCCTCAATCTGGTGCCCGATATTGAGGAGATGAGGCCTGG atCTGTGGTGTCTAAGAAGGGATTCCTGAGCTTCATGGAGCCACGCTCAAACTCGTGGGTGAAGCACTTTGTGGTAGTACGCCGCCCGTACGCCTTCATCTACAACAGCGAAAAGGACCCAGTGGAACGAGGTGTCCTGAACCTGTCCACTGCTCAGGTGGAGTACAGTGAGGATCAGCAGGCCATGCTCAAG ACTCCCAACACATTTGCTGTGTGCACTAAGCACAGAGGGATTCTGCTCCAGGCCAACAATGATAAAGACATGAACGACTGGCTGTATGCTTTTAACCCGCTGCTAGCAGGAACAATAAG GTCCAAACTGGCGAGAAGACGCTCTGCTTTGCTGAAGGACTAA